One window of the Lycorma delicatula isolate Av1 chromosome 3, ASM4794821v1, whole genome shotgun sequence genome contains the following:
- the Sf3a2 gene encoding splicing factor 3a subunit 2: MDFQNRPGGKTGGGGVASWSESNRDRRERLRQLALETIDLNKDPYFMKNHLGSYECKLCLTLHNNEGSYLAHTQGKKHQANLARRASKEAKDSPQQPAPEKPRVEPKKFVKIGRPGYRVTKQREQESGQQSLLFQIDYPEIADGVTPRHRFMSAYEQRVEPPDRKWQYLLFAAEPYETIAFKVPSREVDKSEGKFWTHWNNDTKQFFLQFAFKVEPKPPPIRPPPPPPTPGLRPPGLPPGPPGIPPPPHMLPPPPMMQQPPPPPMINPPPPPMFNPVPPPPPKLGGEMMPMPPPPPPKMQ; encoded by the exons ATGGATTTCCAGAATCGTCCTGGTGGTAAAACAGGGGGAGGTGGTGTAGCGTCATGGTCTGAATCAAACAGGGATCGTCGTGAGAGATTACGGCAACTTGCTCTTGAAACAATCGATTTAAATAAGGAtccatattttatgaaaaatcatttag GTTCATATGAGTGCAAGTTGTGTTTAACTTTACATAACAATGAAGGTAGTTATTTAGCACATACACAAGGCAAAAAACATCAAGCTAATTTAGCCAGAAGAGCCTCAAAGGAAGCAAAAGATTCTCCACAACAG ccagCACCTGAAAAGCCTAGAGTTGAAcctaaaaaatttgtgaaaattggtCGTCCTGGTTATCGTGTTACTAAACAAAGAGAACAGGAGAGCGGGCAGCAAAGTCTTCTATTTCAAATTGATTATCCTG AAATTGCTGATGGTGTAACACCTAGACATAGATTTATGTCTGCCTATGAACAAAGAGTTGAGCCACCTGATAGGAAATGGCAGTACCTTCTATTTGCAGCAGAACCATATGAAACAATAGCTTTTAAG gTACCTAGCCGTGAGGTTGATAAATCAGAGGGTAAGTTTTGGACACATTGGAATAAtgatacaaaacaattttttcttcaatttgcaTTTAAAGTTGAGCCTAAACCACCACCTATAAGGCCGCCACCACCTCCTCCAACACCAGGTTTAAGACCTCCTGGCCTACCACCTGGACCTCCTGGGATTCCACCACCTCCACATATGCTGCCACCACCTCCGATGATGCAACAACCACCGCCACCTCCTATGATCAATCCTCCACCACCACCTATGTTTAATCCTGTACCTCCTCCTCCTCCAAAATTAGGTGGAGAAATGATGCCTATGCCGCCACCACCTCCACCTAAAATGCAATAG